Proteins found in one Salvia splendens isolate huo1 chromosome 10, SspV2, whole genome shotgun sequence genomic segment:
- the LOC121753169 gene encoding uncharacterized protein LOC121753169, with translation MYRSGSSTRVSDEFFSSPSPPDAEQQQQQQQLLPTYNPESHLAKKDRLRLRSAEAAVHLIPIMLIICAVILWFFSAPVDLANKGDSIAVKVRI, from the exons ATGTATCGCTCCGGGAGCTCCACTCGTGTCTCCGACGAGTTTTTCTCCTCCCCTTCTCCACCAGATGCCGAGCAACAGCAACAGCAGCAACAGCTTCTTCCCACTTACAATCCCGAATCACACCTCGCCAAGAAGGACCGTCTTCGCCTCAGATCCGCTGAGGCCGCCGTCCACCTCATCCCTATTATGCTCATCATCTGCGCCGTCATCCTGTGGTTCTTCTCTGCTCCAG tagatttggcaaataaaggTGACTCCATTGCTGTCAAAGTAAGGATTTAG
- the LOC121753168 gene encoding monooxygenase 2 isoform X2, whose amino-acid sequence MASQASFTAEEGETGGGGGGWCQEGRHSDRGSRNFRAGDRRCTSKVPHHDLHLSFDSAASLRSGGTSLTFFKNGWKVFDAIGVADELRPQFLKIEEMVVKSEGGRELRSFRFKDEDQSQEVRAVERGTLLEALANRLPPAAISFSSKLKSIKTGHNDDTLLTFEDDSVISAKVVIACDGIRSPVAKWMGFPDPRYVGHCAFRGLGVYPDGQPFKPRVTYVYGRGVRAGYVPVSSTKVYWFVCFNSPSPGPKITDPSILRQETENLLRDWPSELLSIIKSTPDDTIIRTPLVDRWLWPGVTPPVSSGKVVLVGDAWHPMTPNLGQGACCALEDAVVLANKLGEAMKLGTMSVEEAFRSYGAERWPRIFPLTLRANLVGALLQLDNKAVCSIRDNVIVPKLVRLGPILEHTNFDFEPLQI is encoded by the exons ATGGCCTCTCAGGCATCCTTCACGGCGGAGGAGGGTGAGAccggtggtggcggtggcgggTGGTGTCAGGAAGGAAGACATAGTGATCGTGGGAGCCGGAATTTCCGGGCTGGCGACCGCCGTTGCACTTCAAAGGTTCCTCACCACGACCTTCACCTCTCGTTTGATTCG GCTGCGTCGCTGAGGAGCGGCggcacttcactcacatttttcaAGAACGGATGGAAAGTGTTTGATGCCATTGGAGTGGCGGATGAGCTACGCCCTCAATTCCTCAAAATTGAAGA GATGGTTGTAAAATCGGAGGGTGGGAGGGAGCTGCGTTCCTTCAGATTCAAAGATGAGGACCAAAG TCAAGAAGTGCGTGCGGTAGAAAGGGGAACTCTGTTGGAGGCTCTTGCAAACCGGCTACCCCCGGCCGCCATTTCCTTTTCCTCTAAGCTGAAGAGCATCAAAACAGGCCACAACGACGACACCCTGCTGACATTCGAAGATGATTCTGTCATATCTGCTAAG GTTGTTATCGCCTGCGACGGGATACGGTCTCCAGTAGCCAAGTGGATGGGCTTTCCTGATCCCAGATACGTTGGCCATTGTGCTTTCCGCGGCCTTGGAGTCTACCCTGACGGCCAGCCATTCAAGCCACGAGTGACTTATGTCTATGGGAGAGGCGTTCGTGCTGGATACGTCCCAGTTTCATCCACTAAGGTCTATTGGTTCGTCTGCTTCAACAGCCCGTCCCCGG GTCCCAAGATTACTGATCCATCCATACTGAGGCAGGAAACTGAGAATCTGCTCAGAGACTGGCCATCGGAGCTCTTAAGCATCATCAAATCGACACCTGACGATACAATCATAAGAACCCCTCTGGTGGATCGTTGGCTGTGGCCGGGCGTCACACCTCCGGTTTCATCAGGAAAGGTCGTTCTTGTTGGCGACGCGTGGCATCCAATGACCCCAAATCTCGGGCAAGGCGCCTGCTGCGCGCTCGAGGATGCGGTGGTCTTGGCCAATAAGTTGGGAGAGGCAATGAAGCTCGGAACCATGTCCGTGGAAGAAGCGTTTAGGTCCTATGGAGCTGAAAGGTGGCCACGGATCTTTCCCTTGACTCTCCGCGCCAATCTTGTGGGTGCTCTGCTGCAGCTTGACAACAAGGCGGTGTGCTCTATTCGGGACAATGTAATTGTGCCCAAACTAGTTAGGTTGGGGCCAATCTTGGAGCATACCAATTTCGATTTTGAACCTCTGCAGATATAG
- the LOC121753168 gene encoding monooxygenase 2 isoform X1, with product MAILLPPSKWPLRHPSRRRRVRPVVAVAGGVRKEDIVIVGAGISGLATAVALQRVGIESVVVEQAASLRSGGTSLTFFKNGWKVFDAIGVADELRPQFLKIEEMVVKSEGGRELRSFRFKDEDQSQEVRAVERGTLLEALANRLPPAAISFSSKLKSIKTGHNDDTLLTFEDDSVISAKVVIACDGIRSPVAKWMGFPDPRYVGHCAFRGLGVYPDGQPFKPRVTYVYGRGVRAGYVPVSSTKVYWFVCFNSPSPGPKITDPSILRQETENLLRDWPSELLSIIKSTPDDTIIRTPLVDRWLWPGVTPPVSSGKVVLVGDAWHPMTPNLGQGACCALEDAVVLANKLGEAMKLGTMSVEEAFRSYGAERWPRIFPLTLRANLVGALLQLDNKAVCSIRDNVIVPKLVRLGPILEHTNFDFEPLQI from the exons ATGGCAATCCTACTACCGCCTTCAAAATGGCCTCTCAGGCATCCTTCACGGCGGAGGAGGGTGAGAccggtggtggcggtggcgggTGGTGTCAGGAAGGAAGACATAGTGATCGTGGGAGCCGGAATTTCCGGGCTGGCGACCGCCGTTGCACTTCAAAG AGTCGGAATTGAGTCCGTGGTGGTTGAGCAGGCTGCGTCGCTGAGGAGCGGCggcacttcactcacatttttcaAGAACGGATGGAAAGTGTTTGATGCCATTGGAGTGGCGGATGAGCTACGCCCTCAATTCCTCAAAATTGAAGA GATGGTTGTAAAATCGGAGGGTGGGAGGGAGCTGCGTTCCTTCAGATTCAAAGATGAGGACCAAAG TCAAGAAGTGCGTGCGGTAGAAAGGGGAACTCTGTTGGAGGCTCTTGCAAACCGGCTACCCCCGGCCGCCATTTCCTTTTCCTCTAAGCTGAAGAGCATCAAAACAGGCCACAACGACGACACCCTGCTGACATTCGAAGATGATTCTGTCATATCTGCTAAG GTTGTTATCGCCTGCGACGGGATACGGTCTCCAGTAGCCAAGTGGATGGGCTTTCCTGATCCCAGATACGTTGGCCATTGTGCTTTCCGCGGCCTTGGAGTCTACCCTGACGGCCAGCCATTCAAGCCACGAGTGACTTATGTCTATGGGAGAGGCGTTCGTGCTGGATACGTCCCAGTTTCATCCACTAAGGTCTATTGGTTCGTCTGCTTCAACAGCCCGTCCCCGG GTCCCAAGATTACTGATCCATCCATACTGAGGCAGGAAACTGAGAATCTGCTCAGAGACTGGCCATCGGAGCTCTTAAGCATCATCAAATCGACACCTGACGATACAATCATAAGAACCCCTCTGGTGGATCGTTGGCTGTGGCCGGGCGTCACACCTCCGGTTTCATCAGGAAAGGTCGTTCTTGTTGGCGACGCGTGGCATCCAATGACCCCAAATCTCGGGCAAGGCGCCTGCTGCGCGCTCGAGGATGCGGTGGTCTTGGCCAATAAGTTGGGAGAGGCAATGAAGCTCGGAACCATGTCCGTGGAAGAAGCGTTTAGGTCCTATGGAGCTGAAAGGTGGCCACGGATCTTTCCCTTGACTCTCCGCGCCAATCTTGTGGGTGCTCTGCTGCAGCTTGACAACAAGGCGGTGTGCTCTATTCGGGACAATGTAATTGTGCCCAAACTAGTTAGGTTGGGGCCAATCTTGGAGCATACCAATTTCGATTTTGAACCTCTGCAGATATAG